The Sediminicola sp. YIK13 genomic sequence CCACGCACTTGTTAGAAGCAGGGGTGGACTTAAGACAAATTCAGGTCTTATTGGGACATAGCTCTAGCAAGACTACCGAAATATATACGCATGTAGCTACCACTACCTTTAAAGAAATAAAGAATCCTTTAGATTTTTAAAAAATATAAAAGATATATATAACATATGTTCTATATATCCTATATTGTGGTGTATAATGAACATATGTTCATTATACAATTGTTACCATACATACTATCAAATGCCTCGAATTGAATTACGGACGTATATTAAAGCTGACAAGAATATAGTGTTCGACCTGTCTAGGAGTATCGACTTACACAAAATATCGACTGAACATACAAATGAAGAGGCCATTGATGGCGTGACCGAAGGCTTAATTGGATTAAATCAAACCGTTACATGGAGGGCCAAGCATTTTGGAATTTATCAAACCCTTACCTCCAAAGTGACCGAATTTTCTCGACCAAAGTTGTTTACAGATGAAATGGTGAAAGGAGCTTTTAAAAACTTTAAGCACGTGCACCAATTTAACGATCTTGAGAACGGTACTGAATTGATAGACGTATTTGAATATCAATCTCCGCTTGGGTTTTTAGGCAGTTTAGCTGACAAGCTATTCTTAAAACAATATATGACCGACCTTTTATTAAAAAGAAATGAAACCATAAAGGAATTCGCTGAATCTGAAAAATGGAGAGAAGTGTTACCTAAAAATTAAAAAAGTACGTATGGTAACAAGGGCTATAATCCATTGTTTAGCATATTTACTACAATTCAAAACTTTTCGTACTTTAGTCCGGCATGATCCCAAGCTCGATTTGATTAACATCAAATCTCAACAACGGAATCATAGCCTAAACGTTGGCACACATTTGAAAAATGGAAATCTATCTAATCTTATTCTTACTTCTGATTGGACTAATTATCGGACTGATTATTTGGATAGTCCGACTGTTCAGTGTGTACAGAAAAGGGAAGAAAAAATCTTTTGCCATTCAAGTTTCCATTTTGACTGTATTGCTGATTCTTTTGACTTGGGAACTTCAAATATTTCCGCTATCAAAAAATTTCTACATACAGGACAGAACAACCAAATTAACAGGTAAAAAATTCTGGAGTTGGGAAGAATTCGATTATGAAGAAATTAGTGTCCGTGGAGAAGGTTACACATTGGACATATATAAGTTTAGTGAAGAGACAGCTGAATATTTTAAGAATCCTGACAAGGAATTTTTTGAGAACTTTCCGACAAAAGAACTAGCTGACATAAGGTGGACAAGAACCCCAGTTAAAGAAAGCGAACAAGAAATTTTGGAATTCGCGACACCAACTTATGGTGGATGGAAAGGCGCAATAATTAACCGACAAGATTTTATAAGACAAATTGCAAATCACCCAGGGTCCTTTTATTCATATGATGACGGTGAAAGTACGAATTTCTATTTAATTGTACCTGACAAAAGACTAGTGGTTTTGATTAACCATAATATGTAATGAAAAAATAAAAACGTGTGCCAACAATAGCTATAAGTAATGCGGAATTTGGTGTTTAATTTTAAAGTAAGCGTATATTTACTATGTCCGCAAAATCTTTTCGATTTTGCTCTGTCGAAAAAATATAAATCAAAACAAAAAGCTTTTGCTACGTGCGAAGACGGAAACAAAAACGTTTCCTTGCCTCCGCACTACTCATAGCTGAAGCGTTGTAGCTAATTTGATCAAAATGATTAAAACATTGATAAGTCGACTCCTCCTTTCAGAAAAAAAACGAATGGAAATTATGAACGACCTTAAAAGCAATCCAAATTTCCGATCTAAGGATGAAATCGACAAAAATGGACCGAACTCTAATAGTGTATCCGATTTTAAATTGGATAAGGGAGAAGTTCAAACCATTTTCACACCAGAATTAGGAAATCAAAAAGGTCTGACCTTATCAAAATGGTTTTATAAATCTGGAGATATTGTTAAATCCGGAGATATTATTTGTGTCATTGAAAACGAGGATATAACCATGGAGTTTGAAAGTGTATTTAATGGACGAATTATATCTACCTGTAGATTGAATGAAAAGCTGACTAGCTCAACTGAATTATTTAAAATTGAAGGAATATAAAAACTAGCTACAACAATGGCTATAATTCATTGTGGCATCATGCAAAAAACAAAAATATTAACCACCAAACGGCCTGATTTCATAAGTGGGAAAGTCTACGACGTTCCCCACAACGAAATCATAGCCTAGGCGTTACCACATATTTAATGACGCATCATAAATCATTAATCCCTTTATTTTTCTTCACCATTTGTCTTGCCTGTAATACAAACGGAGAAAAGGAATCTATTGACTACGGAACTGCTAAAATAAGTAATGCCCGACAAGAGATAAATGCTCGAGAACATCATAATTTCACATGTGAAAAAAGAACGGAGGAAAATCCATTTGGAAATTTCACCGAATTGGAGTTGGACGAAAATGAACTGCGCTTTACAAATATTGAAAGTAGCCTATTTGAAGGAAGGACAATCAACTTTAAAATAAATAAAATGTTGAATATTTCTGAGGTAAGCTATAACGAATGGATTGACGTAATCCATAATGATAGAACTGAAAAATATAAGGTGGTGGAAAGTGGAATCAATTTGAATATCGACCCTTTTAAAACAGAGGGACAGGAATTGGTTGCAGATTATTATTTAAAAGTAAAGCACACTACTGATTTTAAATGGTCATGGAATAAAGATGTAAATTATTTTATTGTAACCGGCAGGTTTAAATGTAATAAAAACATGTGGTAACAAGGGCTATAATCCATTGTTTAGCATATTTACTACAATTCAAAACTTTTCGTACTTTAGACCGGCATGATCCCAGCTCGATTTGATTAACATCAAATCTCAACAACGGAATCATAGCCTAAACGTTAGCTGC encodes the following:
- a CDS encoding SRPBCC family protein, translating into MPRIELRTYIKADKNIVFDLSRSIDLHKISTEHTNEEAIDGVTEGLIGLNQTVTWRAKHFGIYQTLTSKVTEFSRPKLFTDEMVKGAFKNFKHVHQFNDLENGTELIDVFEYQSPLGFLGSLADKLFLKQYMTDLLLKRNETIKEFAESEKWREVLPKN
- a CDS encoding biotin/lipoyl-containing protein, which translates into the protein MNDLKSNPNFRSKDEIDKNGPNSNSVSDFKLDKGEVQTIFTPELGNQKGLTLSKWFYKSGDIVKSGDIICVIENEDITMEFESVFNGRIISTCRLNEKLTSSTELFKIEGI